In a genomic window of Scyliorhinus torazame isolate Kashiwa2021f chromosome 5, sScyTor2.1, whole genome shotgun sequence:
- the LOC140421497 gene encoding uncharacterized protein — protein MEKPWKDVDSEPEVHRRSHTGERLFTCSQCRKGFTRLSSLQTHQRVHTGERPFICSQCGKGFSQSATLQTHRRVHTGERPFTCTQCGKGFIDSSTLQRHQRVHTGEKPFTCSQCGKGFTQLSSLQVHQRIHTGEKPFTCSQCGQRFRASFPLRRHQRIHTGEKPFTCSQCGKAFSHSSTLQRHQRVHTGERPFTCSQCGKGFGDSSTLRRHQRVHTGETSFICSQCGKGFSDFSTLQRHQCVHTEERPLTCSQ, from the coding sequence atggagaaaccgtggaaagatGTGGACTCTGAGCCGGaggttcatcgacgcagtcacactggggagaggctgttcacctgctctcagtgtaggaagggattcactcggttatccagcctgcagacacatcagcgagtccacactggggagaggccattcatctgctctcagtgtgggaagggattcagtcagtcagccACCTTGCAGACACAtcggcgagttcatactggggagaggccattcacctgcactcagtgtgggaagggattcattgattcatccactctgcagagacaccagcgagttcacactggggagaagccatttacctgctctcagtgtgggaagggattcacacagttatctagCCTGCAGgtacaccaacgaattcacactggggagaagccattcacctgctcgcagtgtgggcagagattccgtGCTTCATTCcctctgcggagacatcagcgaattcatactggggagaagccattcacctgctctcagtgtgggaaggcattcagtcattcatccaccctgcagagacatcaacgagttcacactggggagaggccattcacctgctctcagtgtgggaagggattcggtgattcatccaccctgcggagacatcagcgagtccacactggggagacgtcattcatctgctctcagtgtgggaagggattcagtgatttttccaccctgcagagacaccagtgtGTTCATACTGAGGAGAGGCCACTCACCTGCTCTCAGTGA